Below is a window of Malus domestica chromosome 13, GDT2T_hap1 DNA.
GAGCATGTTTATGCAATGCAAGATGGTTTAAACTTTTAATTGTTTCTTCTGTTAATTGTGGAAACATATTCACTCTAGGCAACAAATAAGCACACTACTCATTGTCATGAATATTAATGACATTTAACAATACAAAGCTGCCAAACTTACGAAACATGAATAAGTAGACAGAAATTGCAGAACTTTCAGATTTGGGATTCTATTCTACAGAAATAGCTGCTGTCTGAAAAGTGGAACAATACAAGCATAATTATTCAACCTTGTACAAAAAGCAGTAAATTAAAATATGTTCCAAGCTTCTTCATAGAGGACTCGGTACTTCAGATTAATTAAATGGAATCATGGCTTAACCAGCTTCACTCTTTGCCATCAGCTGCACAAAGAGAGCCCAGTTGAACTGGCGCTTGGGTTCCCACTACTTTTGATGACCCGTAACCTGACTGGTTACTGCCTTGAGCCTTCTCTTTCTCCAGTTGTTCCTTTATCCAAAAGTAGGTAATTCTCAGTCCGTCCTGTAAAAATCAAGTTAATTAGCCTTCTCTTTCTCCAGTTGTTCCTTTATACAAACTGTGTTATATGCATCAATTAGTGAGGCAAAGATGCCTGTAAAGTTGCTGGCACTCGTGCATAAGCCACAAAACTATTTAGAATAAGAGCGGGACAGCATTCGAAAGAGCCTTAAAGGATTTTCAACATTGCAATTTTCCTAGTAAATTAATAGTTAAACCCCTAGATGTGAAACAAAAGTAACAGAATCACCAGTACCGCAAAAGATTGCATCTGAGCaagataaatatatatttgaaggCAGTTTTACCTCAGGACACCTTCTACgcattcatcaatgaaggtGAAGGACCGAGTTTGTAGTCCATCACCCCACATCTCAAACTTATCAGTGGAAGTAAGGCTTTTTCTGCAGAAGGCAGCAGGAGCCTTCTCTCTACCACCAGCGAAACAAGGGACAAACAGTATGCAACAATGAATATATcaaaatacataaatatatgtGTGCAGAAGTGTGCCCGTGCCCGTGTATTGTGTATCAAGTCATGACAGAATTCACAAGTGTAGGCTGACCTTTCCAAGTTCCAAGGGCTCCATAAATGTTGTGGAAACGCCCAATTCGACACTCAAATACCAAAATCCTTATTATAGTGCCTGCATAATTCTTCAGTCATGAGCTTTTCCAAGCCATAAGCATCTTGAGGCTATTACACAAACAACGGGATTGAAAAATGATGTCAACAGATTTCAAAATTAATGTATATAGATGCAAAAGCATTCAGCTGCGGAAGAAATCTCTGCAGGCCAAGCATCAGACTCCTCCAAGATCACATTAGTATCCAACTGTTTAGTTTCAGGGTAAATACAAACACTGAACGCGAAAAAGAACTTGCAAAACATGATGAGAATTCAACAATCAGATGAGTCAGAAGAAAATTTTTGATCCGACACATACCTCTATATATAGAAGTTTTGATCCGACACAACTTTACATACATGAAGAAAAATTTAACCTCCTTGAGACTTTTTCACTTTAAGACTTTCAATAGTTGTCATCAAAGTCTAGTTTAGTTTGATTCCTCATACAATCACATGTGTGACATTCACGCTATATTTTACAACACTAACCTAGTTCTTtgtctgtttttatttttttattttatatatatatattattttgacCAACTATAGTTTAAACTAGTAAGTTACACAAGTGATCGAAGGGTTACAAACTTACATGGGTTCAAATGATGTGGTATTGGCAAACGGCCATTTACCACAGTGCTGGAAAGGAGTTAAACTTTTGCAATGACGGTTACAATTTAACATCTAAACTAACAAAatatatcgtttgacaaaaaaacaaTTATGTGGTATTGAGGTGGCAGCTGATCATTGGAAATACAGAAGTTACTGCTGATTGGATAACCGCAATGAATTCCATCCCAAGAACCTCTCTTATCCTCACCATCCCTAACGACCTTACCAACCACTTGGCGCCATTTTCTTCAGAAGAACTGAAAAAGCAAAGAGGTAGCTCAGCAAACGACCATGCTCCTCGCAACACCCGGCCATTGCCTCTTTCCGCTTCGCCGCATCCACAAACCCTACTCACTAAGCAGAACTCGGACGACTCGGTTCTGCTGCAGGGCAAGTCTGAATCTGATCACGAACTCTGACTCGTTCGAGGTGGGTCGACTTATTGGGAGCTATGGCTTCATGAACATCACTAGGTATCATTTTTTCAAAACTGGTTAACTTTCTGTTTGGTTTACAAGAAAATTAAAGGGAGAAAATAATAATGAATTAGATTTCTTGTGGGTAATTTTTCCCTCATTGAACAATTAGAAGGAAGGTTAGGCTTTCGATTCGTTTGAATTTGTAAGTGATTCTGTTACTTAGTGTTTGGTAGCTaagaaaatggagaagatgAACTATTTCTAATTCTACATGGTTTTTTTATTCCTTGGTTTatactttatatatattttttcctttgttttattTGATGTGAATTAATTTTGGCATCAATTTAATGGAAGAACATGTTCGTGTTTCTTTTTTGCTTGTGGTTTCTCATTTCCAATGCCTGAAACAGCTCTTCGGGGTCTCCTTTGGGCGCGGATGCTGAGTACTCATCGGGGGATGTGGGGCGGTTGAGAGTCCAAGATGTAGGAGAAGGCAGTGTAAAGATCAGGTACATTCTGGATTCTACAGGATATATATTTGTAGTAATGCCCTGCATTAATTAAGGAGAGTTATTACAAAGCAAGTACTTCCTAATGTTGGAAGAGACCTAAGTTCAATTCCCCCATACCcgctttataaaataaaaaaaggtgcTTCTAAATGGAGAAACAATCTTAAGTAGTAAATATGCAGAAGCGTAAAACACATAGTCATGCTCTCTCTGAATCATTCATTTGTTGCCTTGCTGCGAGCATGACATGACTAAATGTGGTGGAGCATGGCACTACTAATGGTCTTATCAGTTTGAGGAAAGTAGCTCAAAGGAAACTTATAATGTGAATATCTGTGAACTGTTATCTTTCTGGTGCTGATAGTACTCATGGCAGTTCTTTCGCAGGCTGTATGATGGGAGAGTCTCTCAGGGTCCGCTGAGAGGGACTCCAGTTGTTTTTAAGGTGATATTGTTATCAATGGCATCATTCTCATCGgatcatttcaatttcataggCTCATTATTTGTACTGAACAGTAGCATTTTTAACCATGAAGGTTTATCCTGGACAACGGGCTGGTGGGAATGAGGCAGATATGATGGCTGCTAATGAGCTAAATGCTCACTTATTCCTTCAAGTAATCCAGTTATAAATTACCCTCTAAATGATTGCAGTTGCACGAACCTTTTGCTAACTTCTTACAATTCAGATCACTACTAAAAGAGttaaatctttttcttttttatattttttcaatgtaactcATGTCTTTTGCTTTTGCAGAACAATTCAAATGACATCTGTCAGAATCTGGTGTTACTCATAGGTGGGTTTGAAACGAAAACTGGGGAGCAGGTTTGTCATGTGTAATTATTTCTCAAGACTTTGCATTTATTAATTCTTTTGGTAGAAACAATGAATGAATGAGGAAATTTATCATGTGCAGTGGCTTGCTTTTCGCAATCACGGGAAAGCTAGTGCAGCAGATTATGCCAAAGTGATGAGTGAAAGAGTGTCAAAAACCCGTGCTGACGGAGGACAAGTTTGGAATAATTTTGAACAAGAGGAAACTATCAAACGCAGAAGATATTTTGTTACAAAGCTGCTGCAGGGCATTATGAGAGGTTTAGCTTACATGCATGATCGTGAGAGGTTGCACCAGAGTCTTGGACCAGCTTCTGTTATTCTTAAGTATGTTGCTTTGAGATATCTATTTTGGTTCGAGATAGTGCTTCATCTGAATAATGTGTTATGATTCTTCTGTTCACTCTGTTATATCCCCACTTAAACTTCACTGCTTTCAGCACAATTGTAGAGAGAGATGCTGTTTACTTAGTCCCTCGACTTCGGGATCTAGCATTTTCTGTTGACATTGGGTATGATTCCTGCCGTCTGATTTGCTTGttcttgtaattttatttgtgtGCATAATTTATCCATAGTCAAGATTTTGTATTTTGTCCAAGTGAGTCTTTGaacattgtaattttttatgtCCTGTCTATTAATCTACCAACGACAAAGGAGGGGGTAACCAAGGAGAACGCAGAAGAAAATGTTGTTATTGAATCTCTTTAGTTGATCAAttaatttaaaggaaaataataGTGATTTTGTAAGGCTAATGCTATTGTTACATATATGGTTAtctgttttattaaagaaatacATATAGAAAATAATCGAATAACAGTTGGTGGATTCATATCTTATAACGTCTGAATATCCTCCAAACACATTGTTTCCTAGGTACACAAAGCTAGAAGGGGATCCTGGATTACTCTCGGATGGACTTTGGAGACGAGCGTCTACTGCTGGTGCATTCACTCCTATGGAAAAAAGAGCCTTCGGAATAGCAGATGACATGTAATTTTCTgaaagttttgcttcatttagAAGATTGAATCTGCCTCATAATCTTTATGCCTTCTTCATATTGTTCCGTGCAGATATGAGGCAGGTCTTCTCTTGGCATACTTAGCATTCTTACCATTCTGTGAAGCAGGGATAATGGATGGCCTTTCGTTGCAAGTAAGCTATCGTGTTAACACATAtacctttcttttgtttttgttcatggatTCTTtcttgggagttttaacaaaacactcctggtactgttcacttttaacgaaaaaccacatttttacctttatatggcactattcactatacctttaaatatggcttttcattaaaagagaagtttttttggacttttcgttagttttccttttctttttcccattCGTCATATAAGTAATGGATGTAGGAGAACACAGTGGATACCACGTATGATTATCGTGATTGAGAGACAACGTTAATAGTAGGCAAACAGTgttagagaaaagaaaagattgaGTTAGGATGGTTATGCAGAGACGCTGGAGTCTTTAGAAAACCCAAGCAACTTTACTCTTAAAATTCTGGAGATTGATTCCTGTctgagaaaaatgaaataaatggtCCGACTCTTGACCATTTCTTTGATAACCAAGTTCAGTTATAGTCATATCGGCAAATCTTTCAGCAATAATTTTTATGTGGTGAACTTGCAGAGGCTTTTGGAGAGCACTTTCCAACTTGATATCGGAGCAACAAGAGAGTAAGATACCTTTGATATCATAAAGTTAAGAtctttttgcagattttgtatTGGTTCTGCCTCAATTTCTTAGTTTCTTCCCGTTTATCCATTGTGGCAGATACTGTTTAGCAGATGACCGGCTATTAGATGCCGTAAATTTTCTGGATCTTGGAGATGGTGCTGGTTGGGAGTTACTCCAGGTTCAATTATACTTGCAACAATGATTACCAATGTCAATATCATTTCATTAATACAATCTAATATCATTTCATTAATACAATCTAAGACAATAATATTTGACTTGGGTCTAGGCAATGTTGAATCCAGACTTCCGAAAACGGCCAACTGCACAGGCTGTTCTGAATCATCGGTTCATGACGGTTGGCAGCCTTTGAGACTTTGGATCGAAGCATTTGGTTTGTTGTTGCGTATATCGAAAGATAAATGTACATGGAACAtacatcaaatgaattgaaattTATTTGCAGAAATATATGGTTGATGTTGTTTTGCAACAAGAATAATGTTGAATTCCTTGTCTTGGTGTCATGTGTTGCCAAACAAATACACCAGGAGGGAGACCACCCAAACGTAAAACATTGATCGCCAAAACGGATACCATATACCAAAACAGCCCATAATACTCTCCTCAAAAGCACCACACCCACACTGCACCACACATCGGCGCTCTCTGGAGAGACTCCTCTCCAACTCTCTTGTGAGACttaggccccgtttgggattgaggtgattttaaaaaaagccactgtgaaaaaaagctgagggtcatttttgtgtttggtaaactgaaaaaaaagggcttattttggaagctgctgtgagaataagctgaaaatcaaaggaaaagctgaagctgctatttgctgctttgaaaaaaagccagttttttcaaagcacacggagctacagtgctcctttaatgaaaagacacactatcatcctgcttttttttccaaaagcactttcacaaaaaagtttaccaaacactctactggctttatttcacagccgcttattctcacagcacagccgcttattctcacagcagctttttttcaaagcacagcaataccaaaccagcccttaaccTATTCTCTCGCACACTTTTTAGTGAGAATAACATCGCtcgttaaaaatatatatatatatatatattttttaaattaaaaaaatgtcttAAAGAGAAATAACGCCACAAGACTTGCATACATGGCCCAGTCAAATGACTCAAGAATCCACTTGGGCCCAATACATTTTTTGACGAGGACGGATCCggttaaaaataaaagttattatCCGCCCTAAAATTAAACGACCAAACACCgtgagagggagggagagagagatgcaaAAGAGG
It encodes the following:
- the LOC103424069 gene encoding uncharacterized protein isoform X1, producing the protein MLLATPGHCLFPLRRIHKPYSLSRTRTTRFCCRASLNLITNSDSFEVGRLIGSYGFMNITSSSGSPLGADAEYSSGDVGRLRVQDVGEGSVKIRLYDGRVSQGPLRGTPVVFKVYPGQRAGGNEADMMAANELNAHLFLQNNSNDICQNLVLLIGGFETKTGEQWLAFRNHGKASAADYAKVMSERVSKTRADGGQVWNNFEQEETIKRRRYFVTKLLQGIMRGLAYMHDRERLHQSLGPASVILNTIVERDAVYLVPRLRDLAFSVDIGYTKLEGDPGLLSDGLWRRASTAGAFTPMEKRAFGIADDIYEAGLLLAYLAFLPFCEAGIMDGLSLQRLLESTFQLDIGATREYCLADDRLLDAVNFLDLGDGAGWELLQAMLNPDFRKRPTAQAVLNHRFMTVGSL
- the LOC103424069 gene encoding uncharacterized protein isoform X2; the encoded protein is MLLATPGHCLFPLRRIHKPYSLSRTRTTRFCCRASLNLITNSDSFEVGRLIGSYGFMNITSSSGSPLGADAEYSSGDVGRLRVQDVGEGSVKIRLYDGRVSQGPLRGTPVVFKNNSNDICQNLVLLIGGFETKTGEQWLAFRNHGKASAADYAKVMSERVSKTRADGGQVWNNFEQEETIKRRRYFVTKLLQGIMRGLAYMHDRERLHQSLGPASVILNTIVERDAVYLVPRLRDLAFSVDIGYTKLEGDPGLLSDGLWRRASTAGAFTPMEKRAFGIADDIYEAGLLLAYLAFLPFCEAGIMDGLSLQRLLESTFQLDIGATREYCLADDRLLDAVNFLDLGDGAGWELLQAMLNPDFRKRPTAQAVLNHRFMTVGSL